A portion of the Streptomyces erythrochromogenes genome contains these proteins:
- a CDS encoding metal ABC transporter permease, with translation MTTLATADLGELLQLLPVQRAGAALLLAAVGLPVIGVVIVGLDIMPVRFAMMHVALLGIAVGLLTGLDPMLCALVACALAGAGVAPLARTPDGLSGAMGLLMSLAIAAALLLLAVSGVNASGAFALLWGSILSVGTPDLVVLGVLAVAVPGLFWWRRREIGLLLYDRELAQCSGVPVRALTAALLVLVAVAVAGAIKLTGALLVDALTLLPALAARRLGSSLKSITLWAVGIGVAVNLTGFLLALWLDWPPGPVLVLTAGALVLAVHFIPERRISSWRAPASVSLPSSH, from the coding sequence GTGACCACCCTGGCCACCGCCGACCTCGGCGAACTCCTCCAGCTGCTGCCCGTGCAGCGGGCGGGAGCGGCGCTGCTGCTGGCGGCGGTCGGGCTGCCGGTCATCGGCGTCGTCATCGTCGGGCTCGACATCATGCCGGTCCGGTTCGCGATGATGCACGTGGCCCTGCTGGGCATCGCCGTGGGCCTGCTCACCGGGCTCGACCCCATGCTGTGCGCGCTGGTGGCGTGTGCGCTGGCCGGCGCGGGCGTGGCGCCTCTCGCCCGCACCCCCGACGGCCTGTCGGGGGCGATGGGGCTACTGATGAGCCTGGCCATCGCGGCGGCGCTGCTGCTGCTGGCCGTGTCGGGCGTCAACGCCTCCGGCGCCTTCGCCCTGCTGTGGGGGTCGATCCTGTCCGTCGGCACGCCCGACCTCGTCGTCCTCGGGGTCCTCGCCGTCGCCGTGCCCGGCCTGTTCTGGTGGCGGCGGCGCGAGATCGGGCTGCTGCTGTACGACCGCGAGCTCGCCCAGTGCTCCGGTGTCCCGGTGCGGGCGCTGACGGCCGCACTCCTGGTCCTGGTCGCCGTCGCGGTCGCCGGGGCCATCAAACTCACCGGCGCGCTGCTCGTCGACGCGCTGACCCTGCTGCCCGCGCTCGCCGCGCGCCGCCTGGGCAGCTCGCTGAAGTCGATCACCCTGTGGGCGGTCGGCATCGGCGTCGCGGTGAACCTGACGGGGTTCCTGCTGGCCCTGTGGCTGGACTGGCCACCCGGCCCGGTCCTCGTCCTGACCGCGGGGGCGCTGGTCCTCGCGGTGCATTTCATACCTGAACGGAGAATCAGCTCATGGCGCGCACCCGCGTCCGTATCCCTGCCGTCCTCGCACTGA
- a CDS encoding VOC family protein, translated as MPSRLNPYISFDGDARQAMEFYKEVFGGTLALNTYGDFGGEEAGDAADRIMHGMLETASGFTLMGADNPPGTQHSPGNNISVSVSGEDTAELRGYWDALSGSGTVSVPLEKQMWGDVFGMCTDRFGITWLVNISTSEG; from the coding sequence ATGCCTTCTCGCCTCAACCCGTACATCAGCTTCGACGGCGACGCCCGGCAGGCCATGGAGTTCTACAAGGAGGTCTTCGGCGGCACCCTGGCGCTGAACACGTACGGCGACTTCGGCGGGGAGGAGGCCGGCGACGCCGCCGACCGGATCATGCACGGCATGCTGGAGACCGCGAGCGGCTTCACCCTCATGGGCGCCGACAACCCCCCGGGTACGCAGCACAGCCCGGGCAACAACATCTCGGTGAGCGTCAGCGGGGAGGACACCGCCGAGCTGCGCGGCTACTGGGACGCGCTCTCCGGCAGCGGCACGGTCTCGGTGCCGCTGGAGAAGCAGATGTGGGGCGACGTCTTCGGCATGTGCACGGACCGCTTCGGCATCACCTGGCTCGTCAACATCAGCACGTCGGAGGGCTGA
- a CDS encoding VOC family protein: MGIDLLVIYTARLEECRGFYAGLGLDLVPERHGTGPDHYAATLADGGVLELYPATRRPATGYVRLGLTVAAHRAGGRPAGRHTLTDPDGRTVVLTVQEPGGTTTGS, translated from the coding sequence GTGGGCATCGACCTGCTCGTGATCTACACGGCCCGGCTGGAGGAGTGCCGAGGCTTCTACGCCGGCCTCGGGCTCGACCTCGTACCGGAGAGGCACGGCACCGGGCCGGACCACTACGCCGCGACCCTCGCCGACGGCGGCGTCCTGGAGCTGTACCCGGCCACGCGCCGCCCGGCGACCGGGTACGTGCGCCTCGGGCTGACGGTCGCGGCGCACCGCGCAGGGGGTCGACCCGCCGGCCGCCACACCCTGACCGACCCGGACGGCCGGACGGTCGTCCTGACCGTCCAGGAGCCGGGCGGCACCACGACCGGCTCCTGA
- a CDS encoding VOC family protein gives MASAPQKITTFLMFEGRAEEALTFYASLFDDSEVVDITRYGPDGPGEEGTVLRATFSLAGQRFMCIDSYVKHEFGFTPAVSLFVECDSAAELDRLYAALADGGKELMPVGSYGFSARFGWVNDRFGVSWQLNLQDVPS, from the coding sequence ATGGCCTCGGCACCGCAGAAGATCACCACGTTCCTGATGTTCGAGGGCCGGGCGGAGGAGGCGCTGACCTTCTACGCCTCCCTGTTCGACGACTCCGAGGTCGTCGACATCACCCGCTACGGTCCCGACGGCCCGGGCGAGGAGGGCACCGTGCTCCGTGCCACGTTCTCGCTCGCCGGCCAGCGGTTCATGTGCATCGACAGCTACGTCAAGCACGAGTTCGGCTTCACCCCGGCGGTCTCGCTCTTCGTGGAGTGCGATTCCGCCGCCGAGCTGGACCGCCTCTACGCGGCCCTCGCCGACGGGGGCAAGGAGCTCATGCCGGTGGGCTCGTACGGCTTCAGCGCCCGCTTCGGCTGGGTGAACGACCGCTTCGGGGTGTCCTGGCAGCTGAACCTCCAGGACGTGCCCTCCTGA
- a CDS encoding TOBE domain-containing protein, with the protein MSLSIRNQIAGTVTAVTAGEAMAAVKVRLEGGQDITAAITADAVKDLGITTGSAVTALVKATEVALATGPVENISIRNQLGGTVVDVAAGPAMAAVRVDVNGGGLTAAVTADAVEALGLAAGSPVVALIKSTEISLATA; encoded by the coding sequence ATGAGTCTCAGCATCCGCAACCAGATCGCAGGCACCGTCACCGCCGTCACCGCCGGCGAGGCCATGGCGGCGGTCAAGGTCCGTCTGGAAGGGGGCCAGGACATCACGGCGGCCATCACCGCCGACGCCGTCAAGGACCTCGGCATCACCACGGGCTCCGCGGTCACGGCACTGGTCAAGGCCACCGAGGTGGCCCTGGCCACGGGCCCGGTCGAGAACATCTCCATCCGCAACCAGCTCGGCGGCACGGTCGTCGACGTGGCCGCCGGCCCGGCCATGGCGGCGGTACGCGTGGACGTGAACGGCGGCGGCCTCACCGCGGCCGTGACCGCCGACGCGGTCGAGGCGCTGGGCCTGGCCGCCGGCTCGCCCGTCGTGGCCCTGATCAAGTCGACCGAGATCTCCCTCGCCACCGCCTGA
- a CDS encoding GNAT family N-acetyltransferase, translating into MSDITVRAVRPGDFAQWRALYRGYADFYEVEQTEEAAATVWSWVNDPGHEVGALVAEDTTGRLLGLAHYRPFARPLSATVGCFLDDLFVAPEHRGSGAADLLLGALRELAAERGWSVVRWITADDNHRARAKYDQVATRTLWVTYDMPPARP; encoded by the coding sequence ATGTCCGACATCACCGTGCGCGCCGTACGCCCCGGGGACTTCGCGCAGTGGCGCGCCCTGTACCGCGGCTATGCCGACTTCTACGAGGTGGAGCAGACCGAGGAGGCGGCCGCCACGGTGTGGTCGTGGGTGAACGACCCCGGCCACGAGGTCGGCGCGCTGGTGGCCGAGGACACCACGGGCCGGCTCCTCGGCCTGGCGCACTACCGTCCGTTCGCCCGGCCCCTGTCCGCGACGGTCGGCTGCTTCCTCGACGACCTGTTCGTGGCCCCGGAGCACCGCGGCTCGGGCGCCGCGGACCTGCTGCTCGGCGCGCTGCGCGAGCTCGCGGCCGAACGGGGCTGGAGCGTGGTCCGCTGGATCACCGCGGACGACAACCACCGCGCGCGGGCCAAGTACGACCAGGTGGCCACGCGCACCCTGTGGGTCACCTACGACATGCCCCCGGCCCGCCCCTGA
- a CDS encoding iron chaperone — translation MSSTESAKHEGFTAEERAAMKDHAQELKTAARRSSRADKAAAAEQDVLAKIAEMQDSDRIMAERVHAVITASAPSLAPKLWYGMPSYALDGKVVVFFQSAEKFKARYATLGFSDVAKLDEGTMWAAGFALTEVTPEAEERIAALVKQAVG, via the coding sequence ATGAGCAGCACGGAAAGCGCCAAGCACGAGGGATTCACGGCCGAGGAGCGGGCCGCGATGAAGGACCACGCCCAGGAACTCAAGACGGCGGCGCGGCGCAGCTCGCGCGCGGACAAGGCGGCGGCGGCCGAGCAGGACGTGCTCGCGAAGATCGCCGAGATGCAGGACTCGGACCGGATCATGGCCGAGCGCGTGCACGCCGTCATCACGGCCAGTGCGCCGTCCCTCGCGCCGAAGCTCTGGTACGGGATGCCGTCCTACGCCCTGGACGGGAAGGTCGTCGTCTTCTTCCAGAGCGCGGAGAAGTTCAAGGCCCGTTACGCCACCCTCGGGTTCAGCGACGTTGCGAAGCTCGACGAGGGCACGATGTGGGCGGCCGGGTTCGCCCTGACCGAGGTGACGCCCGAGGCGGAGGAGAGGATCGCCGCGCTCGTGAAGCAGGCGGTGGGCTGA
- a CDS encoding DUF2182 domain-containing protein: MPRRPWARVTFPYELVALAAWIAVIALTVTGAVHGAHPAGPAPAGESPHHHVSPAQTAHGTSGFGGTAGFGGLATWALMCVAMMVPAALPALAHVGTNSLRRRRQRAMAGFAAVYLAVWTGYGALLAASAPLWSRLPGDAVLACALALAAAWQSTVHKRRALRDCHRSSPLPQSGPRAMTGTVRFGLRHGGACLRSCWALMAVMAAAGGGTGMLAWMALLTGIVTAERFTRRPGRTTRLAAVALAAAALAAALAPALT; this comes from the coding sequence GTGCCCCGACGGCCGTGGGCGCGTGTCACCTTCCCCTACGAACTGGTGGCCCTCGCCGCCTGGATCGCCGTGATCGCGCTGACCGTGACCGGGGCGGTGCACGGCGCCCACCCCGCGGGCCCCGCCCCCGCCGGTGAGTCGCCCCACCACCACGTGAGCCCGGCGCAGACGGCCCACGGCACATCCGGCTTCGGTGGCACCGCAGGCTTCGGCGGCCTCGCGACGTGGGCGCTGATGTGCGTCGCGATGATGGTGCCCGCCGCGCTCCCGGCGCTCGCGCACGTGGGAACGAACAGCCTGCGCCGGCGCCGGCAGCGCGCGATGGCCGGCTTCGCCGCCGTCTACCTGGCGGTGTGGACCGGCTACGGCGCACTGCTCGCCGCGTCGGCCCCGCTGTGGTCGCGGCTGCCGGGCGACGCCGTACTGGCCTGCGCGCTCGCACTGGCCGCCGCCTGGCAGTCGACGGTCCACAAGCGGCGCGCCCTGCGCGACTGCCACCGCTCCTCGCCGCTGCCGCAGAGCGGCCCGCGCGCCATGACGGGCACCGTCCGCTTCGGGCTGCGCCACGGAGGCGCCTGCCTGCGGTCGTGCTGGGCGCTGATGGCGGTGATGGCCGCGGCAGGCGGAGGTACGGGCATGCTCGCCTGGATGGCGCTGCTCACCGGGATCGTCACGGCGGAGCGGTTCACCCGCAGGCCGGGCCGCACCACGCGACTCGCCGCCGTGGCCCTCGCGGCGGCCGCCCTGGCGGCCGCCCTCGCACCTGCTCTGACCTGA
- a CDS encoding VOC family protein, which produces MTTNSRDVFGVPCWVNLTAPGLAEAEEFYAGVLGWTFRATRLGENFRAALLDGRPVASVGALAPRLGVPTAWTPYFAVDDAEVTAARVRERGATMAVGPLAFATGRAALAADPSGAVFGFWEGEVVQEWHAGQEDAASWVELRTRDAFAAAVFYGEVLDWACERPGCCDVAYEHDHVVVRRGSQTVARIDAGAVENAPDPQVRPRWHVHFAVADLDGAIDRAVRHGGAAVTPVRSSPTDRRVTLRDRSGALFTISEGAV; this is translated from the coding sequence ATGACCACGAACAGCCGTGACGTGTTCGGCGTGCCCTGCTGGGTCAACCTCACGGCTCCGGGCCTCGCCGAGGCGGAGGAGTTCTACGCGGGGGTGCTGGGCTGGACGTTCCGGGCCACCCGGCTCGGCGAGAACTTCCGAGCGGCCCTGCTGGACGGCCGGCCCGTCGCCTCGGTCGGCGCACTCGCCCCGAGGCTCGGCGTGCCGACCGCGTGGACGCCGTACTTCGCCGTCGACGACGCGGAGGTGACCGCCGCCCGGGTCCGTGAGCGGGGCGCGACGATGGCGGTCGGACCGCTCGCCTTCGCCACCGGGAGGGCCGCGCTGGCCGCCGACCCGTCCGGGGCGGTCTTCGGCTTCTGGGAGGGCGAGGTCGTCCAGGAGTGGCACGCCGGGCAGGAGGACGCCGCGTCCTGGGTGGAGCTCCGCACCCGCGACGCGTTCGCCGCCGCGGTGTTCTACGGGGAGGTCCTCGACTGGGCCTGCGAGCGGCCCGGATGCTGCGACGTGGCCTACGAGCACGACCACGTCGTGGTGCGCCGCGGCAGCCAGACCGTCGCGCGGATCGACGCCGGAGCCGTGGAGAACGCCCCCGACCCGCAGGTCCGGCCCCGCTGGCACGTCCACTTCGCCGTGGCCGACCTGGACGGGGCGATCGACCGGGCGGTCCGGCACGGGGGCGCCGCCGTGACACCCGTACGGTCCTCCCCGACGGACCGCCGGGTCACCCTGCGCGACCGGAG
- a CDS encoding nucleoside hydrolase: MSVPVPVPAPVPVPAPAPAPVPIVIDCDPGHDDALAILLAAGDPGVDLLAVTTVAGNQTLEKTTLNALRVCTVAGITGVPVAAGCAAPLVEPLRVAEDVHGVSGLDGPRFPEPSLAAEPEHAVELLRRILAGHPEPVTLVPTAPLTNIALLLTRYPELAGRIREIVLMGGSTDRGNRTPAAEFNIHTDPEAADIVFRSGVPVTMCGLNVTHQALATPEVVARFEALDTDLGRICAELLDFFAGTYRQLWGFRAPPVHDPVAVARVIDPGMVTCVDAHVAVELHGRHTRGATVVDLHGTLGRSANARVAVGLRADLFWDRLLAAVAALGGSGTGQSAPPAEGRT, from the coding sequence TTGAGCGTTCCCGTTCCCGTTCCTGCTCCCGTCCCTGTTCCTGCTCCTGCTCCTGCTCCCGTTCCGATCGTCATCGACTGCGATCCTGGGCATGACGACGCCCTCGCGATCCTGCTCGCGGCGGGCGACCCGGGGGTCGACCTGCTGGCCGTCACCACGGTGGCGGGCAACCAGACCCTGGAGAAGACCACCCTGAACGCCCTGCGGGTGTGCACCGTCGCCGGCATCACCGGCGTCCCGGTCGCCGCCGGGTGCGCGGCACCGCTGGTGGAACCGCTGCGGGTCGCCGAGGACGTCCACGGAGTGTCGGGACTGGACGGCCCCCGCTTCCCCGAGCCGTCCCTGGCGGCCGAGCCCGAGCACGCGGTGGAGCTGCTGCGGCGGATCCTGGCCGGGCATCCGGAGCCGGTCACGCTGGTGCCGACGGCGCCCCTGACGAACATCGCCCTGCTGCTGACCCGGTATCCCGAGCTGGCTGGCCGGATCAGGGAGATCGTGCTGATGGGCGGGTCCACGGACCGGGGGAACCGGACCCCGGCCGCCGAGTTCAACATCCACACCGACCCGGAGGCCGCGGACATCGTCTTCCGCAGCGGCGTACCGGTGACCATGTGCGGGCTCAACGTCACCCACCAGGCCCTCGCGACGCCCGAGGTCGTCGCCCGCTTCGAGGCGCTGGACACGGACCTCGGGCGGATCTGCGCCGAGCTGCTGGACTTCTTCGCGGGCACCTACCGGCAGCTGTGGGGGTTTCGCGCTCCCCCGGTGCACGACCCGGTCGCGGTGGCCCGGGTCATCGACCCCGGGATGGTCACCTGCGTGGACGCGCACGTGGCCGTGGAACTCCACGGCAGGCACACGCGCGGGGCGACCGTGGTGGACCTGCACGGCACCCTGGGGCGGTCGGCGAACGCCCGGGTCGCCGTCGGGCTGCGGGCCGACCTGTTCTGGGACCGGCTGCTGGCGGCCGTGGCGGCACTGGGCGGCTCCGGTACGGGTCAGTCGGCGCCGCCCGCGGAGGGCCGCACCTGA
- a CDS encoding DUF4232 domain-containing protein produces MSTVRRTAVALAALSALALTACGPTGDDTAGGTGTPSAGTPTAGSSPSGSAAPSKSATPTAKPAKPTKSAGSPGSKAPTDPDFDVFPCSTHDVTFTASLAEPTTSSYLLKITNKGTKACKVLGHPVVTFGALDGQATERGTAPGIEDAIRLAPGKSAYAGLMGGAVDGTGKTVDSIAMTMNTESDLVQTPLKASTPGLYVSSTKNSVTPWVDNAEDALSL; encoded by the coding sequence ATGAGCACCGTACGCAGAACCGCCGTCGCCCTCGCCGCCCTGTCCGCACTGGCGCTGACCGCTTGCGGGCCCACCGGGGACGACACGGCGGGCGGGACCGGCACGCCGTCCGCGGGCACGCCGACCGCCGGCTCGTCCCCGTCCGGATCCGCCGCGCCGTCGAAGTCCGCGACACCGACGGCGAAGCCGGCCAAGCCGACGAAGTCCGCCGGATCCCCCGGCTCCAAGGCACCGACCGACCCCGACTTCGACGTCTTCCCGTGCAGCACCCACGACGTGACGTTCACCGCGAGCCTGGCGGAGCCCACGACCAGCAGTTACCTGCTGAAGATCACCAACAAGGGAACGAAGGCGTGCAAGGTGCTCGGGCACCCGGTCGTGACCTTCGGCGCCCTCGACGGGCAGGCCACGGAACGGGGCACGGCCCCCGGCATCGAGGACGCGATCAGGCTCGCCCCGGGCAAGTCCGCCTACGCCGGCCTCATGGGCGGTGCCGTCGACGGCACCGGCAAGACCGTCGACTCGATCGCGATGACCATGAACACCGAGTCCGACCTGGTGCAGACACCGCTCAAGGCGTCGACCCCCGGCCTGTACGTCTCCTCCACCAAGAACTCCGTGACCCCGTGGGTGGACAACGCCGAGGACGCCCTGAGCCTGTAG
- a CDS encoding tyrosinase family protein, whose protein sequence is MRRNVWTLPAGDLTLAHYAAAVAEMKARDPDDPTGWTYQAAVHGTGTTPPRPLWNGCKHGSWYFLAWHRMYLWYFERIVRATVVQLGGPADWALPFWDYDADREQARIPPAFRDEEGGANPLFAERANLINEGEPLPFEITSPAYAMGRTQFVGEAEFGGGITPNGSTFWNRKGALEDTPHNAVHSHIGRLMGRTTTAALDPVFWLHHANIDRLWSLWSSSTGHSNPDDPRWITQEYKFFDADGSQQSLAASDILDTAGQLGYTYESPVPISPPVPLPPSATRFPVPESTSGPSASAPPPPRRREMAGSSEQPLRLVGRAESIAVPIDRRTTRPLGEALGVDEPEADRHVYLNVEDIEGDTNPDKVYGIYVNLPEGSSREQAEGHRVGNLSFFGIERAQDPRGDEHPHGLRVSVEITPLVRRLQAEGAWDEARLSVTFRPLGAVAAAEEAAGEADEDPPVEIGRVSLSYS, encoded by the coding sequence GTGCGCAGGAACGTATGGACCCTCCCGGCCGGCGACCTGACACTCGCCCACTATGCGGCGGCCGTGGCCGAGATGAAGGCGCGGGACCCCGACGACCCCACCGGCTGGACCTACCAGGCGGCCGTCCACGGGACGGGCACGACGCCCCCGAGGCCGCTGTGGAACGGCTGCAAGCACGGCTCCTGGTACTTCCTCGCCTGGCACCGCATGTACCTCTGGTACTTCGAGCGGATCGTCCGTGCGACCGTCGTCCAGCTGGGCGGCCCGGCCGACTGGGCGCTGCCGTTCTGGGACTACGACGCCGACCGGGAGCAGGCCCGGATCCCGCCGGCCTTCCGCGACGAGGAGGGCGGCGCCAACCCGCTGTTCGCCGAGCGGGCGAACCTGATCAACGAGGGCGAACCCCTGCCCTTCGAGATCACCTCCCCGGCCTACGCGATGGGGCGCACCCAGTTCGTCGGCGAAGCCGAGTTCGGCGGGGGCATCACGCCGAACGGCAGCACCTTCTGGAACCGCAAGGGTGCTCTGGAAGACACGCCGCACAACGCCGTGCACAGCCACATCGGCCGCTTGATGGGCAGGACCACCACGGCCGCGCTGGATCCGGTCTTCTGGCTCCACCACGCGAACATCGACCGCCTGTGGTCCCTGTGGTCGAGCAGTACCGGGCACAGCAACCCGGACGACCCGCGCTGGATCACCCAGGAGTACAAGTTCTTCGACGCGGACGGGAGCCAGCAGAGCCTGGCGGCGTCCGACATCCTCGACACGGCCGGCCAACTCGGCTACACCTACGAGTCGCCCGTGCCGATCTCCCCACCGGTTCCGCTGCCGCCCTCCGCGACGAGGTTCCCCGTGCCCGAATCGACGAGCGGACCGAGCGCCTCGGCGCCGCCCCCGCCCCGACGCCGTGAGATGGCCGGCTCGTCGGAACAGCCCCTGCGCCTCGTCGGCCGCGCCGAGAGCATCGCCGTACCGATCGACCGGCGCACCACCAGGCCGCTGGGCGAGGCACTCGGCGTCGACGAACCCGAGGCCGACCGGCACGTCTACCTCAACGTCGAGGACATCGAGGGCGACACCAACCCCGACAAGGTCTACGGCATCTACGTGAACCTGCCCGAAGGGTCTTCCCGCGAACAGGCGGAGGGCCACCGGGTCGGCAACCTGTCGTTCTTCGGCATCGAGCGGGCCCAGGACCCCCGGGGCGACGAGCACCCGCACGGCCTGCGGGTGAGCGTCGAGATCACCCCGCTCGTGCGCAGGCTCCAGGCGGAAGGTGCCTGGGACGAAGCCCGGTTGAGCGTCACGTTCCGTCCGCTCGGAGCGGTGGCGGCGGCGGAGGAGGCTGCGGGCGAGGCGGACGAGGACCCTCCGGTCGAGATCGGGCGCGTCAGCCTCAGCTACTCCTGA
- a CDS encoding DUF5133 domain-containing protein: MIQSPAARGRTEGGAAVTDGEAGADGLTDRAALAGATGMVMALVPCTAESARRVLGNAAQAAGVTLPLMARTVIATRTAPGDADPDCERALRAEIGHARTPYPPAPPASGTLLPSPHVLRRHLNHLRAVRRRTLASPGDPALRAAMEDAAYTLCVLMGQRNAHSALLAAEELVAAHRLPPSEGPDQVRPSAGGAD, translated from the coding sequence ATGATTCAGAGCCCGGCGGCCCGCGGCCGCACGGAAGGCGGCGCCGCCGTGACCGACGGGGAGGCCGGCGCGGACGGCCTAACGGACCGGGCCGCGCTCGCCGGCGCGACCGGGATGGTGATGGCCCTGGTGCCCTGCACCGCCGAGAGCGCCCGGCGCGTCCTCGGCAACGCGGCCCAGGCCGCGGGCGTCACGCTCCCGCTCATGGCGCGCACGGTCATCGCGACCCGCACCGCCCCCGGGGACGCCGACCCGGACTGCGAGCGGGCCCTGCGCGCGGAGATCGGGCACGCCCGGACCCCCTACCCCCCTGCTCCGCCCGCCTCCGGGACGCTCCTGCCGTCCCCGCACGTGCTGCGCCGGCACCTGAACCACCTGCGGGCCGTGCGCCGCCGTACGCTGGCCTCGCCGGGCGACCCGGCGCTGCGCGCCGCGATGGAGGACGCCGCGTACACGCTGTGCGTCCTGATGGGCCAGCGCAACGCCCACAGCGCGCTGCTCGCCGCCGAGGAACTGGTGGCAGCCCACCGGCTTCCCCCGTCCGAGGGGCCCGATCAGGTGCGGCCCTCCGCGGGCGGCGCCGACTGA
- a CDS encoding isoamylase early set domain-containing protein, with the protein MLERQRRKNTTAVTFVLPGGDPPGPVSVVGTFNGWQPGAHVLEPRPDGMRAVTVALPAKSTHAFRYLAAGDYWFNDAGADGHDGPNSRLDT; encoded by the coding sequence ATGCTGGAAAGACAGCGTCGCAAGAACACCACCGCCGTCACCTTCGTGCTGCCCGGGGGCGACCCGCCCGGCCCCGTCAGCGTCGTGGGGACGTTCAACGGCTGGCAGCCCGGCGCCCACGTACTCGAACCCCGTCCCGACGGCATGCGGGCGGTGACGGTCGCGCTGCCCGCCAAGTCCACGCACGCCTTCCGCTACCTCGCGGCCGGGGACTACTGGTTCAACGACGCGGGCGCCGACGGGCACGACGGCCCCAACAGCCGTCTGGACACGTGA
- a CDS encoding metal ABC transporter ATP-binding protein, with protein MGGLDVRMRGVVCRHGRVEAVADVDLEIAAGERVALTGTNGSGKSTLLRAVLGLHRQTAGSILVGGREGRSPAEWAWRRRACAWIPQKPAAGRFPLLGTELLAGSNAPTEAAEAADRLGVGALTGRPLHTLSGGQLQRMYLARAIGCVAAGAELLLADEPTAALDFDGQAEAADVLTSLPVTLIVVTHDRTLAERCDRVLEMAAGRLREVR; from the coding sequence ATGGGCGGACTGGACGTGCGCATGCGGGGGGTCGTCTGCCGGCACGGCCGGGTGGAGGCCGTCGCCGACGTGGACCTGGAGATCGCCGCTGGTGAGCGCGTGGCGCTGACCGGTACCAACGGCTCGGGCAAATCCACCCTCCTGCGTGCCGTCCTCGGCCTGCACCGCCAGACGGCGGGCTCGATCCTGGTCGGCGGCCGGGAGGGCCGCTCCCCCGCCGAGTGGGCGTGGCGGCGCCGGGCCTGTGCCTGGATCCCGCAGAAGCCGGCCGCCGGGCGCTTCCCGCTGCTCGGCACCGAGCTGCTGGCCGGCAGCAACGCCCCGACGGAAGCGGCCGAGGCCGCGGACCGGCTCGGGGTGGGCGCGCTGACCGGGCGGCCCCTGCACACCCTCTCCGGAGGCCAGTTGCAGCGCATGTACCTGGCCCGGGCGATCGGATGCGTGGCCGCGGGAGCCGAGCTGCTCCTGGCGGACGAGCCGACGGCCGCCCTCGACTTCGACGGGCAGGCGGAGGCCGCGGACGTCCTCACCTCGCTGCCGGTGACCCTGATCGTGGTGACGCACGACCGGACCCTGGCGGAGCGGTGCGACCGCGTACTGGAGATGGCCGCGGGCCGGCTGCGGGAGGTCCGGTGA